In the Brevundimonas mediterranea genome, CTTCGAAGTCTCGGGCTTCAGCGGCTGGGCGCCGAGCGAGATCGCCAGCGGATCGTTGACGTTCAGGCGGCCGCTGTTGTTCACCGAACCGTTGGTCAGGTTCAGGCTCTGGGTAAAGGCCGACGAATACAGGTCGAACGGCTTCGGGGCGCGGAACCCGGTGGAGTAGGTGCCGCGGACCGCCAGACCGACCGGCAGTTCATAGCGGGCGGCCAGACGGTAGTCGAAATTGCCGCCGAACGAATCGTGGTCCTCGTAGCGGCCGGCGGCCCCGAGCGTCAGCGCTTCGACAGGCCGCCATTCCAGGTCCACATAGGCGGCGTAGCTGCGGGCGTCCCATTCCCCGGCGCGCGCCGGGCTGTAGCCCGGCATGCCGTTGGATCCCACGGCCAGACCGTAGGCGGCCCCCGGTCCGATCTCCCACGAGGCCTTGTCGCCGACCTGTACGCCATAGGTCACGACGCGGGCCTCGGCGCCGAAGGCGATGTTCAGCGGCTCGCTGCCGCCAACCGGAAGCCGATAGACGAAGTCGGCGTTGGCGACGAAGTCGTCCTGATACTCGCGGCCGAGGAAGAAACTGGTCGGGCTCTTCGGACCGAGCGAGGCGTTGACCGTGTCGTCCAGGCTGAAGGCGACGCGGCTGGTGCCCCAGGTCAGGGCGAGGTCATAGGTCAGGCGATCCGACAGGTCGCCCCGGACGCCGCCTGACAGATGGTAGTCCTCGATCTTCGACCCGAACTGGGGCGTGAAGCCGCCCGGGAAGATCGACAGGAAGGAGAAGCCCGGGAAGGCGGCCGTCGCCTTGTAGACGTTGCTGGTGGCGTCCGGATTGCGCCAGTTGAAATCCGTCATCCCCTCGCTGTCGTTGAACAGGCCGAACGCGTAGAGTTCGTGGTTGCCGGACAGGCGATAGTTGGCGTTGAGCGAGCCCTTGAGCCGTTCCTCTTCCGGCTGGCCCCACTTCTGCACCGGATCGCGCAATTCAACGCCGGGGTGGGCGAGTTCAAAGGCGAGGGCGTCCGGCCGCTGGACCTGCCGGCCCGTGCGGCCCTGCCGGTTGTACTCGAGAGCGCCGCTGATCGAGCCATTTTCGCCGAGCGCGAGACCGCCGCCGAGACCGAAGCGATACTCTTCGCCGTCCCCCTGATAGTAGCGCGAGAACTGGCTGAAGGCGCGCAGCCCCGGGCGGTCGTCGAGGATGATGTTGATCACGCCGGCGATGGCGTCCGAGCCGTACTGGGCGGACGCGCCGTCACGGAGGATTTCCGTGCGACGGATCGAGGCGGAGGGGATGGTGGACAGGTCGGGGGCCTGACCCTGCGCGGAGTTGTGGTAACGCCGGCCGTTCACCAGCGCGAGGACGTATTTGCCCGGCATGCCGCGCATGGTCGTCGGGCGCACGAAGGCCGGCGGGTCGGCGTGCAGGCGCTGCACGTTGAAGGACGGGGCGAGCAGGGTCAGCGTGTCCTGAAGATCGCCGGACACGCTCTCGCGGATCTCTTCCTGGGACAGGACGTCGACGGGCGACAGGGTCTCGGCGGCCGTGCGCGAGGCTTGTCGGGTGCCGGTCACGATCACTTCGTCCAGCGCCTCCACGCCGCCCGGGGTTCCCAGCGGGGGCGGCGCAGACCGGGTCGCGGCGTTCGCAGCCGGTCTGGCGGGTGCCGCGCGGACCGGCGCCGAGGGAGCGGCTTCGATCAGCACAGCGTCGCCGACGATGCGGGCGGTCAGTCCACTGCCGCCGACCAGTCGGGCGAGGGCGTCAGCCTGGCTGAAACGACCTTCGACGGCCTGGCTGCGGCGACCCTGGAGCAGGGCGGGGCGCGCCGCGACCTGAAGGCCGGTGGCGCGCGAATAGGCCGTCAGCGCCCGGCCCAGATCCTGGGCGGGAATAGAGAAGGCCTGGTGCGCGGCCTGGGCCGTGGCCACGGCCGGCGTCACGGCCAGAGCGGCCGCGAGTGCGAAAACGGAGGCGCTGAGCGCCCGTGTGGAAGTCATGTCGGTATCCCCCGGTGAATCGTCGACTGTGATCGACATCGGTTCGATGTCCGGCCAGGGCCGAACCCGACATTTCTTTTTGTGAAACCTTAGCGACGGTCCGGCTGGCGAGATCCGCTGCGGACGACGATCGTCTCTCCCGTCGTGTCAATGCGCACGTCATAGGCTCTCTCGATCAGCGCCAGCGTGGCAGGCGGGTCCGTCAGGCGGAAGCGTCCGCTGACCGGGATACGGCTGGCCTGGCCATCAATGACGACGGGCGTTCTCGAGAAGCGGTCGATTTCGGCCACGAGGCGTCCCAGGGTCGTTTCCTCCGCGTCGAACCAGCCGTCGGTCCAGTCGGGCCGGGTCGAGAGACTGTGTGTCGTCGGGCGGATACGGCCGTGTTCCAACATCGCGCGGTCTCCAGGCTCCAGGTCGAGGATCTGGCCTCCGCGCGTACGCAGTCGGACCGCGCCTCGATAGAGAGTGACTTCCGCCCGACCGCAGGCCATCCGATCCACATTGAAAGCGGTCCCCATGACCCGTACCTCGCCTTCGCCCGCGTCGATGACGAACGGCCGACCGTCGTGCCGCACTTCGAACCAGGCCTCGCCGCGCTCGAGCGTCGCGGCGCGCCAGAGAGGGCTCTGCCGGATCGACAGGCGGGCGTCGCCATTCAGCCGGATCGAGGTGCCGTCCGCCAGCGCCACCGTCCGGGTCTCGCCGCGCCGGGTCTCCAGGGTTCGGTGGTCCATCCAGGGCGCGACAAGCACGGCGGCGATGCAGACGGCCGCCATCGCCAGGGCGGAGGGCGCCGCCAGACGCCACGGAACCCGAAGGGGGCGCCGGAGATCGGCCCGCTGCTCCACCTCAGCCGCCGCCTGGCTCAAGGCGTCGGAGCGCCACAAGCCGATCATCTCGGCGAAGGCCGCGCGGTGAGCGGGACTCGCGTTCATCCAGCTCTCGAACGCTGCGGCGTCATCGAGATCCGCATCCGGGTGCGAGGCTCGGTCCGCCCAGGCGGCGGCCTCCGCCATGATGCGTTTGTCATTCGTCATCAGAGCGCCGTCCTCCGCCCGCGCCGCTTCTGACCGCAGGCCTCATTCAGGTCCAGCAGACCTCGGGTCACATGTTTCTCCACCGCCTTGACGCTCAGGCCAAGGTCCTCGGCGATGGCGGCGCAACCCTGGCGGTGGATGCGTCGCCGGATTATGATCTCTCGACGCAGGCGCGGCATGCGCTTGAGCGCGCGTTTCAGGACCTCCACGGCCTCGCGGCCCTCCACAACCCTTTCGGGCGAAGGTTGGCCGCTGGCGAGCGTTTCGCTCAACCCTTCGACCCTCCAACGTCGCTCACGCCGATACTCCTCGTTCACGAGATTCTCCGCGATGCGCGTGGCGAGGCCGTACAGGTTGTCGATCCGGCCGCCGCGTTGGTACTCGATAAGCCGCAGCAAGGTTTCCTGCGCCACATCGTCCGCCATATCCGCGCGCCCCAGCCGTCGATGGGCCAGTCGACGGACGAAGTCGCGGACCGGCGACCACGTAACCGTCGCCAGCTTCTGATCCCCGTCGTACGCCACGTCCGCGCCCCCGCCGAAAGGCGTGCCTGCTGTCTGTTCGGCGCGGTGTAGCGGGGTCCTGTGAAGCTTGAGTGTCCCGGACATGTCCTGTTGGCGACACACCGCAGCGCCCACGAGATCTCCTGCTGGTTCAGCTGGCGTCGAACAACGCCAGGCGCGCCGCTGGCCTGTTCCGTTGCGTGAACCGGTCGATCGGCGTCAGCAGGGGAAGCGCCGGCACATACCGCTCCAGCGATAACCGAGCCGACTGGTCGATTGGTCGGTCGTCCATCATCGCGGCCCGCCGGCTCCCCGCCGCGGCTCTAGGTTCAGGACTTGGGACCAACGGCTGCTAGGGGCAGAACCCGGCGAAGCTTGTGAGCGGCGGGTCAGGCCTTTCCGTATTTCCCCAAAGGCGTATGGATCAGTTTGCCGGACGCCGGCCAGTATTCCACCTTGCATCCGGAACGCCCGCCGCAGATCGAATCGACGATCTCTATGCCCCGGTCAGCGAGGAAACCCTCGGCGAAGGCCACATTGTGCGCCCCCACATTGTAGAACGAATCGCCGGGACTGGCGCCGCCGAACACCATGGCTTCGAGACAGTGGGGATTGGCTCCGGCTTCCAGCAGGCCATCGACCAGACGCTGCATGAGGTAGGAGCCGTAGCGCGACGGGTCGTCCTGTTCCGAAAGCGGCGTCGGAGATTCGGGGAGAACGAAATGGTTCATGCCGCCCACGCCTCGCTTGGGATCGCGAATACAGGCTGCGACACACGAGCCGAGGACCGTCGTGATCACCGCGTCCGGGTCGTCGCTGATGCTGTATTGGCCCTGCGATATGGAGGTAAGGTGGACGGGCCGCTCGCCCTGGTCCCAGGTGCGACTGCAAATATTGTATCTCATGACGATCTGAGCCGGGATCTGGACCCAGTCCGGGGTCGTGTCTGAAGTCGCAAGATTTCGACTGTAGCGAACATTGGTATACGGACAATGTACGCAACGGCAAAAATGAAGGGCGCCGGGACTTTCGCTGGGACCTCACGCTCCCTAGCTAAGCAGTGCTTCAGCTGAGGAGAATGACCATGGCCACCGCCCACGAGAAACGTCTGGCGCCGTTGAAAACCCCCACCAGCCTGTCGGAGGCCGCGACGCGGGATATTTCCGCCGCTCTGACGACCCTGCTGGCGGATGTCTTTGCTCTCTATATCAAGACCAAGAATTTCCACTGGCACGTGTCCGGCCCGCATTTCCGCGACTATCACCTGATGCTGGACGAACAATCGGCCGAGATCCTGGCCATGACCGATCTGATCGCCGAACGGGCGCGCAAGATCGGCGGGACCACTCTGCGCTCTGTCGGTCAGATCGCCCGCGAATCGCGCGTTCTCGACAATGACG is a window encoding:
- a CDS encoding TonB-dependent receptor; the protein is MTSTRALSASVFALAAALAVTPAVATAQAAHQAFSIPAQDLGRALTAYSRATGLQVAARPALLQGRRSQAVEGRFSQADALARLVGGSGLTARIVGDAVLIEAAPSAPVRAAPARPAANAATRSAPPPLGTPGGVEALDEVIVTGTRQASRTAAETLSPVDVLSQEEIRESVSGDLQDTLTLLAPSFNVQRLHADPPAFVRPTTMRGMPGKYVLALVNGRRYHNSAQGQAPDLSTIPSASIRRTEILRDGASAQYGSDAIAGVINIILDDRPGLRAFSQFSRYYQGDGEEYRFGLGGGLALGENGSISGALEYNRQGRTGRQVQRPDALAFELAHPGVELRDPVQKWGQPEEERLKGSLNANYRLSGNHELYAFGLFNDSEGMTDFNWRNPDATSNVYKATAAFPGFSFLSIFPGGFTPQFGSKIEDYHLSGGVRGDLSDRLTYDLALTWGTSRVAFSLDDTVNASLGPKSPTSFFLGREYQDDFVANADFVYRLPVGGSEPLNIAFGAEARVVTYGVQVGDKASWEIGPGAAYGLAVGSNGMPGYSPARAGEWDARSYAAYVDLEWRPVEALTLGAAGRYEDHDSFGGNFDYRLAARYELPVGLAVRGTYSTGFRAPKPFDLYSSAFTQSLNLTNGSVNNSGRLNVNDPLAISLGAQPLKPETSKNSALGVVYNNHGLTLSIDVYRVDSKDRLTTRSMSVPAGTPNPQNFTSLSYFMNAYEARTQGVDIVAAYRRDIGPGRFNTSLSYNQNETEILDDRLAPLNPLNKELFARRSRPGAGVSAGFGYDLGSLSVSSRIRYYGTWIDMGTDPDDADRLWQEFDPMVLANLSVSYDFANGVNVKVGGENIFDSYPDRATLDANRGLLYSRNAPFDTDGGQYWMRLGYNF
- a CDS encoding FecR family protein yields the protein MTNDKRIMAEAAAWADRASHPDADLDDAAAFESWMNASPAHRAAFAEMIGLWRSDALSQAAAEVEQRADLRRPLRVPWRLAAPSALAMAAVCIAAVLVAPWMDHRTLETRRGETRTVALADGTSIRLNGDARLSIRQSPLWRAATLERGEAWFEVRHDGRPFVIDAGEGEVRVMGTAFNVDRMACGRAEVTLYRGAVRLRTRGGQILDLEPGDRAMLEHGRIRPTTHSLSTRPDWTDGWFDAEETTLGRLVAEIDRFSRTPVVIDGQASRIPVSGRFRLTDPPATLALIERAYDVRIDTTGETIVVRSGSRQPDRR
- a CDS encoding RNA polymerase sigma factor, producing the protein MSGTLKLHRTPLHRAEQTAGTPFGGGADVAYDGDQKLATVTWSPVRDFVRRLAHRRLGRADMADDVAQETLLRLIEYQRGGRIDNLYGLATRIAENLVNEEYRRERRWRVEGLSETLASGQPSPERVVEGREAVEVLKRALKRMPRLRREIIIRRRIHRQGCAAIAEDLGLSVKAVEKHVTRGLLDLNEACGQKRRGRRTAL
- a CDS encoding Dps family protein, coding for MATAHEKRLAPLKTPTSLSEAATRDISAALTTLLADVFALYIKTKNFHWHVSGPHFRDYHLMLDEQSAEILAMTDLIAERARKIGGTTLRSVGQIARESRVLDNDAEFVDALDMLAELRDDNNDLVGRMREVHDLCDEHNDVATASLLENWIDESEKRVWFLFESSRRGNV